The following is a genomic window from Mus pahari chromosome 1, PAHARI_EIJ_v1.1, whole genome shotgun sequence.
CTGCCTTCATGCTCTGCAGAGATCCCTCCATTCGGTCTTCTGTTGGAACCTCAACTTCTCTGGGAACAACAACCCATGAtgtgtcctctctgtctctgtctgtttatGTCAATATGAATCTTTAAATAAACTCTGATTCCCAAATAATCCTTCACAGTTTTCTCTTGAATTTCCTCACTTATCTAAAACCTAGCAATTCTCCTTTAAAGGTGTTAAGTtttgttctattgctgtgtatTTTAAACTTCAACACAAAAGCAAACCAAGGCAAATCCAACCAAAGGAGGTCATCCTGTGTAACCGAACCTGGTCACTGATGCAGTGaaattttcctgtttctgtctcctgagtgtttggATTATATCAAAACAATCACAGAAATACATCTGATTGTCATTCCAATGATACTTTATAGTGGTCACATCAAAGGCTAGAAAAAAACTTAACAGCTACTGTATCGGATACCTTTTACCTGCTAGAAGCAATATGAGTTCCtaggaatattttattatttacatttcaaaacatatCAGAAGGTTCAGTTATGGGTATCATTGTCATCATTATCATTTATTGTGAATggaaaatcatatattttaactTGTTAATGAATACAGCTAAACAAATATCCTCTCAAAAAATAagtgtgaaaagaaaaataaccatagaTATTTGCAATATATTAGAATAGTCTTGGTGGCACCTAATGTCCAGACATGAGAAGAGCTATACCTTAGTTTCCCCAGTAACACCAAGTCACATAGAACATCAGTACAGCACATCCACCCAGAAATTAGCGCAACCACCACCTACAGAGTGTGCATTGGAAACATTATACATATTGATCTTTTCTTACTAAAATTAGCACAGtctcttttcatttgtgtgtgtgtttcagccaAGATGTTCTGTAGCATATTTGTGAAGTGAGAGGATCATCTCTCATAGCTGGCTGCCTCCTTCAGTCAAGAGGGTCTAAGTAAATGAACACATTTCATCACTCACAGAGGAAAGGGCTTTTACTCTCAGAGCCTTCTAAAGatttcaaatttgttttcctAAAATGGCCTGTAATATAGGTGCACTATTTTagcaaaactgaaaaacaaaaaaagaaaaatgaaacaaacaaagaaagaaaagagcaagcaAACACAAGCTTGAGATAATGTTATTCAGGGTTGCACTGCTATGTGGACATCTAGGATTAGAACCTGGATACTCTAAACACATGGTCATAAtggatgtactggctagctttgggtcaacttgacacaagctggagttatcacagagaaaggagctttagttggggaaatgcccccatgagatccagctgtggggcatttcctcaattagtgatcaagggggagaggccccttgtgggtgggatcatctctgggctggtagttttggattctataacaaagcaggctgagcaagccaggggaagcaagccaataaagaacatccctccatggcttctgcatcagctcctgctttctgacctgcttgagttccagtcctgcatcatttggtgatcaaaagcagtatggaaatgtaagccaaataaaccctttcctccccaacttgcttcttggtcatgatgtttgtgcaggaatagaaaccccgactaagacaatgGATGTCATTTAAGATGTTTCCTTCTTAACTCTTTGATGAAACACAAGCATTGTGGTTAAACTGAACTTCTGCTATGGCCCATTCCTTAAATAAGATTCCTACATAAAATTTTCTAAACTGCAAGACATGCTGGAGAAGAACTTTCTCTCATCTTTTGTCAGTGACAGAAAGAATGTGGCTGTGGAGACCTGACAGGGCTGAGGCaagtaactcagtggtagagcaactCATAAGCACTCAGGAAGCCCTGGCTTCTATCTCTGTCACCACAAGAAGGAAGGTTGTCTACCGTTGTGGACCTAGGTAGTTGTGTCTGTAAGACCCGGGGTAGGCAGATGTTAAAGAATGAGGGGACTACAGCCTAATCCTATTGACTACATTACTTCAGTTTCACTGTGcttttatatatgaatgtacaAAAGTACTCACGAAGGATTTTTGAGTTTAGAAAAACATAATCAGTAAAACATGTAAATAGATACCAGTAAGAAGATAGTATTCATAAATATTCACAGAGGAAACCTGTCCTACAACTTTATCAGGACATACTATATGAGCCCAATTGTCTGGCACTATACTATAGAATATCTTGGAAATCATGAAATCAAGGCACAAGTCCATATTCAGAACCAGTGTACACTGAGGTTGGCACTCAGTATAGCCTTGCACAAGAATGGATTCTACAGCCATGTTTTGATATCGAACAAGAGTAAACATATCTTACAAATTGAATGCATATGTTCTTTTTGTAGGAGGCACAAAATCACATCCAAAGCAATCCGGAGAACACAGTATCCCTGAGGTAAAAgactctctgccttttttttttttttctggggccTCTCTCACAGGTAACTAAGACATTGTTCACTGTGAGTCATTCCTACAGAGATGGCGTTAGCAGGGTCTCAATTTCACATACTGAGGGAACAGCTATTTTCTTTGGGAATATGGGAAATAACAAATGACAGTAATCATCTTGTGAGCAGACAAGCAACTGGATCAAAGAAATGAATCCACAGTGGTTTGTAGTTACAAGTGAAGGTCATTAAAATAAAGGGCCCAAGACAAAAAAGTTAGAATGATGCAGGGGAGACATGGGGGCACTGCATAGGTATAGGTGAGAGTTTAGGATGGTGGCCCACATACTGTCATTGGCTCTGAACATTCCATAGGATTAAAATATGGATAGACTTTCAAAGGGAAGCCAGGGTCATAGAATCTATAGATGAGAGCTCCACAGTTAGAAACATCATAAAATGAGAGAGTGCCAGCTTCCTGATCCAGGAAAACTCCAACGCGTCTGGGATgaccaggcagagagagagccaAGACACTGGAATTGTGGGTGATAGAACACTCATCAAAGGCATTGTATACAGATGAATTCTTCATCCCTATAACCCAGTAGCCACGTTTAGGCTGAAACATCTCATTTTGTTTAATGTGAGAATGATGTTTTTGTATGAAGCCCATTTCATCCTTTGAATGAAGTTGGGGTTGAGCACACTTTCCATCATTTAATCCGAGGAGCCAGGCATCACTTCTAGACACGTCTACTTCCCAGTAATGCTTCCCTGAGGAAAGAGCTGGATATCCCAGGACACCCAAATTGTAGGTCTCAGAAACTTGAAGCTTACTCATATTGTAGCCTCTACGTTgtatttgtcctttttctttgttaatggCAATAACTGCATTGATCTTAGGATGTAGAGTCATATGAACTGCAGAAAAATGAGACGTATATATTTTGAGTCAGATGAATCATAAGGTACAGCCTTATTTGTAACTTAAGCAACAGAAGCATaaggagaaagagcaaggaaACATGGAGAAGCCTTGTTTACAGTCAAGCAGAGGCAGATTGCTGTGCATAGTGGGAGAAGCACCATGAAACCTGAGACTTAACAGAGAAGTAAACTCTGGAAGACATTGAGAGGAGAGGGATTCATGGTGCTGTGGTTTCTCCTTACCCCAGTATTGCTGGACATCCATGAGTCCTGAAATGATGAAAGTTCACAGCAGTAAGTACAGTGAAGGAATCAAACCATTAAAGCCCTCATCCTCTCCAAAAGAGGGGAAAGTTTAGGAAATGTAATAATGTGTATGAGATAAATGATGATTTCCCACCACATACAGTGACATCACAGGGACATAGTATCTGCTATTCTCTGTCCCTCTACCTGTAGTCAGAAACCTTACtcgcttcttcttcttttttttttttaattttttaattttttaatttaattttattattttctttatttatatttcaaatgctatccggaaagtttcccataccctccccctgtccctgctcccctacccacccactcccacctcttggccctggccttcccctgtgctgggtcatataaagtttatgagaccagggggcctctcttcccaatgatggctgattaggccaccttctgctacatatgcagctagagacacaagctcagggggtactggttagttcatattcttacTCGCTTCTTTATACAGTCTAAGACACCTAGACTCATACATGGAATCACAGAATTTAGCTGCACTCACCTTGATACACTTGCAGCATGCCTTTCAGATCTGGAATTTGGaacgttctttttctttttcgggGGACAGTTTGGGGCTGTTGCAGGCTTAAGGCCTGAATCCTAGGGGTAAAAACATTGACTTTCACATCACAAACCTTTGACTTTTGACCAGCACTGACTACCTGTCATTCTAACCATAGATTTTCTTGAACTTTCCTGAAAATTCTGAGAAGGATGAGGGAATGTAGACTATTAAATGTAGAGCTATGGGGCACACTTACGCCCCTGCTCACTCACTTGCTGTGTGATGCTGGGAAAGCCTTATTCTCCAAAGCATAGTGCCTTAATGTCACACTCACATAACGTGTTtcttccactttccctcctcctctcctagaagtcttttaaatgtgaattagtgaatttttaaaaaatcaaattgaacatacagaaaataatgtGTGGGCTGGGAATGGTGTCACAtgtacttagaaggcagagacaggggatctGTGATTTCAGAACCAACCtcttctacacagtgagttccaggtcaggcagACCTAGAAAGAGGAACCCcgtttgaaaaaacaaaaaaaatcacaaatgagTAAATAGAAccattagaaaaaagaaaagcaagaatgaaATAGAAGGGAGATGAGTTTTCAAGAATCTGGTAAAATAGTCACAGAGTATGAGAAAGCCATCTGAAAAAAAGCCTAGACTTCAAACACTGGTCAATGTGGACATATTACTCAACATCTGCTTCTTCAAGTTCTCTTGGTAAGAAGACAAAAtttggaaaaggagagaggaccCCACACTTAGGCTAACATAAGCTCCACATGTTAGGATGAAGTCTGATGACAACAGCTGGGATGAGACACTGTACACACAATGGTGAGGCTTCCTACAATTCTGTGACTTATGTGGTCCACCTGCAGCCATTTTTTTCACCATGTTCACAAAGTGTCAAGTCTCTTTTGAAAAAAACTCGAAGTTCAATCACAAAGGACATCTGGATCTCCTCTATCCCCAGgagaaatacacaaaatatttggGAATTTTTCCATACACGACTTTGTGAAAACTGCAGACACAGAGGACATACACATCCAGAGCTAGATACACAGTATGGACAGAATGATGTATCTATGAGGAGTCTGAAAGCACCTGTAGGTGCAGTTGTTACATCTCACTACTGATCTAGCTCATTAGCTATCCATAAATATGCCTCCTAAAAAGAATCTAATATGTTCTCAATAGTTAGAAAATGTCCATATCTGCCCTTTCtcatcttctcctttcctcttcctagaACTTCAGAATAGCATTATGTATAAATTCTGCAAAACCCCAGAGATATTTATTCTAGTTAACTATCAAATAATTCTCACCACACAAAGGGATATCATTACCTATCAGCCCAGACATACCTTCTCAGGACACAATTTGCACcctagggagaagggagaaaacaCAGTTAATAACATGTTCTTTATATTCTTGTAAATCCTGGTTACAGGCTTATTGGCTGAAGAGACAAAGTCAAAAGAGAATTAAATCAGTCACCTTCATTTCCccaagaaatgatataaatacagtgtgtgtttctttattttccttacatGTAAATTAATAGACTGTTTCTGTCTTATATTACCAGGCATTGGAGACTAAAGATGAAGAAACAGTAGTTTGAAAGCTTACATATGTTTTCATGTGCATATTGTTAAACAAATTAACATGTGACCATTTTCATGCTACATATTAGATATCTGTTACCTTACTGAAAACTTCTATGTATGAGACGCCGAATCccagattcttttatcatttaacAATCcccccttctgtttttcttctctttctgagttGTCCTGGCAGGTAAGAAGTTGATCTAAAGAGATAATCATGTCTCTCAATTTGACCATCAAACTGTTGAAACAGAGACTCCAAACAAATGTTAATTTCTTCAGGATCTCATattcagagaatgaaaaaaaCTCTATCCAGAGGAAGAGTTGGTCTTCTCAAAAGATTTCAAACAAATAATGACTTGTCTGATCACCTTAAAGTGTGACACTTTGACCTAGATCATGATGGGTGTATGATGgacaggaccacaccttgacttaaattacacacatgttcatattcTTGGCTCTCTACTTAAACTTTGGTCTCACTTGGGGAACATGAAGATGCACAGAGGGTTTTTTTGAATATCTTCCTCTCTTTTCAAAACATGCCCCCTTTAGTaaatctcctttttctgctttccaATATTAATTACACTCCTTTATTTTGGCTTATTGAGGACAGACATCAAGACCTGACTGGTCAGGTCCTTTGTGATATGTTAAAAAAGTACTGTACTTAGCCATTTATCCTGGGTTTGGAAGTTAACACTATGCAAGAATTCTTGAATGTTTGGATTCCACTGGATATTGGTAGTTACATGTAAAGTTACATTCTTCAAGaactacaggggctggagagatggctcagcggttaagagcattgactgcccttccggaggtcctgagttcaagtcccagaaaccatatagtggctcacaagcatctgcaagagatctgatgccctcttacagtgtgtctgaagacagctacagtgtacttacacataataaataaataaaaaaaaaaaaaaaaaaacaactacagCCACCCTTCTTTTTGAAGTTTAGAATTACCAGTAGCTTCTTGACTGTAGGGGAGCTTGGTAAGCAAGTCTACTTTCATACTTGAGTTTGGCTTGCACAGTTCTTGGGTTTGATATCAAAACCAATCTTAGTTTATATGGGTTGCTGCTaagctgtgtccagaagacagtgtttTCCTTGTAGTCATCCATCAcatcttacactctttctgccctttcttctgCAATGATGTCTGGGCCTTTGAATTAGTGGTGCAGTATATATATCCTATTATGGGCAGATAATCTGCAATCTCTTGCAACTTTTACCTTGAGAGTTAATGAGTAAATGTGCTGTTCTGAAGCTCACTTTGTAGgacaggatggccttgaacccacctaagattaatttgttttttgtattCTAGCTGCTGGAGTAAAAGATGTCGGCCAGCAGACCTCAACATATGATAGAAAGCCTATATTTTCTTATAATCATTGTG
Proteins encoded in this region:
- the LOC110336390 gene encoding tripartite motif-containing protein 30A-like, which translates into the protein MENEKICDEWQDDLQQQRADWENQIQSNVENVQRQFNKLRDLLDSKENEELQTLKNEKEQVIEELEESENELRKQTELVGDLISDVEHQLELSTLEMLQGANCVLRRIQALSLQQPQTVPRKRKRTFQIPDLKGMLQVYQGLMDVQQYWVHMTLHPKINAVIAINKEKGQIQRRGYNMSKLQVSETYNLGVLGYPALSSGKHYWEVDVSRSDAWLLGLNDGKCAQPQLHSKDEMGFIQKHHSHIKQNEMFQPKRGYWVIGMKNSSVYNAFDECSITHNSSVLALSLPGHPRRVGVFLDQEAGTLSFYDVSNCGALIYRFYDPGFPLKVYPYFNPMECSEPMTVCGPPS